In the Geobacter sp. FeAm09 genome, one interval contains:
- a CDS encoding ABC transporter ATP-binding protein, producing MAGSGERRIVVSIRNAAKSYRRGSQVVPVLEDITFDIEQGEFLALMGPSGSGKSTLLNLIAGIDSVDSGSIVVDGVDIATLGERELADWRAAHVGFIFQFYNLIPVLTAFENVELPLLLTPLGRRERREHVVAALEVVGLADRMEHYPSQLSGGQQQRVAIARAVVSDPSILVADEPTGDLDRVSAEEILGLMARLNSEFGKTIIMVTHDPRAAEKAHCIRHLEKGVLSDVPS from the coding sequence ATGGCCGGTTCCGGGGAACGGCGGATCGTCGTCAGCATCCGCAACGCCGCCAAGTCCTATCGGCGGGGCAGCCAGGTGGTGCCGGTCCTGGAGGATATCACCTTCGATATCGAGCAGGGGGAATTCCTGGCGTTGATGGGGCCGTCCGGCTCGGGCAAGAGTACCCTGCTCAACCTGATTGCCGGCATCGATTCCGTGGACAGCGGTTCCATCGTGGTGGACGGCGTGGATATCGCCACCCTGGGGGAACGGGAGCTTGCCGACTGGCGCGCGGCCCACGTGGGTTTCATCTTCCAGTTCTACAACCTCATCCCGGTTCTGACCGCGTTTGAAAACGTGGAGCTGCCGCTCCTCCTGACGCCGCTTGGCCGCCGTGAGCGCCGGGAACACGTGGTGGCCGCCCTGGAGGTGGTCGGCCTGGCCGACCGCATGGAACACTACCCCTCCCAGCTTTCGGGCGGCCAGCAGCAGCGGGTCGCCATCGCCCGGGCCGTGGTGAGCGACCCTTCCATCCTGGTGGCCGACGAGCCGACCGGCGACCTGGACCGGGTCTCCGCCGAGGAGATTCTCGGCCTCATGGCGCGCCTGAACAGCGAGTTCGGCAAGACGATCATCATGGTGACCCACGATCCGCGTGCCGCCGAAAAGGCCCATTGCATCAGGCACCTGGAAAAGGGCGTGCTGAGCGATGTTCCTTCTTAA
- a CDS encoding efflux RND transporter periplasmic adaptor subunit translates to MPAGSLDRLTIDKSRQPSPVRGRGWRTRLLVAVAVVLAAGMVLLAAQRRSVSIETTNVSQVFPTQSFTLLNASGYVVAQRKAAVAAKTTGRLEWLGVEEGSRVTGGQVIARLENKDLEAAVRQSEAQVQSARSALDQVKAELVDAKQAFLRDKELLSQGIVAQSEYDAAYARYKKAVAGVAGAEAGIRTATAALRGATVNYDYSLIRAPFDAVVLTKNADVGDIITPLGAAANAKAAVVSIADLGSLEVEADVSESNLAVVKAGQPCEVTLDALPNTRFRAVVHTIVPTADRTKASVMVKVRLVDADPRILPEMSAKVAFLEREAQKADQLPRIAVKPSAIVTFGGRQGVYLVRGERVVFTPVTRGAPLGDLVEVGGVKSGDRVALKPLDKLKDGARISLAGEK, encoded by the coding sequence ATGCCGGCAGGTTCCCTGGATCGCCTCACCATCGACAAGTCCCGCCAGCCTTCACCCGTGCGGGGTAGGGGGTGGCGTACGCGCCTTCTGGTGGCGGTTGCCGTCGTGCTCGCTGCCGGGATGGTGCTGCTGGCCGCCCAGAGGCGCTCCGTCTCCATTGAAACGACCAACGTCTCCCAGGTGTTTCCGACCCAGTCCTTTACCCTGTTGAACGCAAGCGGCTACGTGGTGGCCCAGCGCAAGGCGGCGGTGGCCGCCAAGACCACCGGCCGGCTGGAATGGCTGGGGGTGGAGGAGGGGAGCCGGGTGACGGGCGGCCAGGTTATCGCCCGGTTGGAGAACAAGGACCTGGAGGCGGCCGTGCGGCAGAGCGAGGCCCAGGTCCAGAGCGCCCGGTCTGCACTTGATCAGGTCAAGGCGGAACTGGTCGATGCCAAACAGGCGTTCCTGCGGGACAAGGAGTTGCTCAGCCAGGGGATCGTCGCCCAGTCCGAATACGACGCGGCCTACGCGCGCTACAAGAAGGCCGTTGCCGGCGTGGCGGGTGCCGAAGCCGGCATCCGCACCGCCACCGCCGCGCTGCGGGGGGCGACCGTGAATTACGATTACAGCCTGATCCGGGCTCCGTTCGACGCCGTTGTCCTGACCAAGAACGCCGACGTGGGAGACATCATCACCCCCCTGGGGGCAGCGGCCAATGCCAAGGCGGCCGTAGTCTCCATAGCGGATCTCGGCTCCCTGGAGGTGGAGGCCGACGTCTCCGAGTCGAACCTGGCGGTGGTAAAGGCGGGGCAGCCGTGCGAGGTGACCCTGGATGCCCTGCCCAATACCCGCTTCCGTGCCGTCGTGCACACCATCGTGCCGACTGCCGACCGCACCAAGGCGTCGGTCATGGTCAAGGTGCGCCTTGTGGATGCCGACCCCCGCATCCTGCCGGAGATGAGCGCCAAGGTGGCCTTCCTGGAACGGGAGGCCCAGAAAGCGGACCAGTTGCCGCGCATCGCCGTCAAGCCGTCGGCAATCGTCACCTTCGGCGGCCGCCAGGGCGTCTATCTCGTCAGGGGGGAGCGCGTGGTTTTCACCCCCGTTACCCGCGGCGCGCCGTTGGGCGATCTGGTGGAGGTGGGCGGGGTGAAATCCGGCGACCGGGTCGCGCTCAAGCCGCTGGATAAACTGAAGGATGGGGCCAGGATCAGCCTGGCCGGGGAAAAATAG
- the hrpB gene encoding ATP-dependent helicase HrpB, with protein sequence MTTTPLPIDAILPNLLQTARTAPCAVLHAPPGAGKTSRVPLALLDVIPPEAGRIVMLEPRRIAAASAARWMARTLGEEVGQTVGYSIRFETRVSPATRVEVVTEGILTRRIQNDPLLEGVGMVIFDEFHERSIQADLGLALCLEVQRQVRPDLKILVMSATLDVEPLARLMGDAPVLSSAGRSFPVEEVYLEERSSGRLPDRMVAAIQRALRETEGDLLAFLPGSGEIRTCASLLAGCGLGEKGVSVHQLYGDLPFDEQQRAIQPGRQRRVVLATSIAETSLTIEGVRTVIDSGLSRRLRFDPASGMNRLVTVRESASSAEQRKGRAGRLGPGTCYRLFSRHTLSAMTPHTPPEILDTDLSPLVLELAAWGVADPQGLAWLDPPPAAALAVGRRLLADVGALDAQGRITAPGRSMMRLPLHPRLSRLLLRAQELGCSRLGCDLAALVSERDIFRAAGVGRAPRVGLSDIGERLECLHAWRNGGSGGQWADTAALKAVERVSRQLAHLLPPAAKDRPVDTDEATARLLLAAYPDRVARSRGDGEGRYLLASGRGARLSPRSVTRKADYIVAVDVDGGGQGEGTIHLASEVGEELLHRECAGLIVRQNAITWSEREKRIVAAREECFGALRLSSAPYTPAREEACPVILEAVRASHLELLDMNDGVRRMQGRVALLRRALPEDGWPDLSDENLLETLEEWLGPHLAGVRTAQQLRALDLAPLVLGLLDYRRQRLLDELAPTHLEVPSGSRIRLDYGSGEWPVLAVKLQELFGLADTPAIARGRVGVLLHLLSPAGRPIQVTRDLKGFWNGAYHEVKKELKGRYPKHPWPDDPWSAQPTRRAKPRGS encoded by the coding sequence GTGACGACGACCCCGCTTCCCATTGACGCAATCCTTCCGAACCTCCTCCAGACCGCCCGCACCGCCCCCTGCGCCGTGCTGCACGCCCCGCCCGGCGCGGGCAAGACCAGCCGCGTTCCCCTGGCCCTGCTGGACGTCATTCCCCCCGAGGCGGGCCGCATCGTCATGCTGGAGCCGCGCCGCATCGCCGCGGCATCGGCGGCCCGCTGGATGGCCCGCACCCTGGGGGAGGAGGTCGGGCAGACGGTGGGCTACTCGATCCGCTTCGAGACCCGGGTATCACCCGCCACCCGGGTCGAGGTGGTCACCGAGGGCATCCTGACCCGCCGCATCCAGAACGATCCCCTGCTGGAGGGGGTGGGGATGGTGATCTTCGACGAGTTTCACGAACGAAGCATCCAGGCCGACCTGGGGCTGGCGCTCTGCCTGGAGGTACAGCGCCAGGTACGGCCGGACCTGAAGATCCTGGTCATGTCGGCCACCCTGGATGTGGAGCCCCTGGCGCGTCTCATGGGGGATGCCCCGGTGCTGAGCTCTGCCGGGCGCTCCTTTCCCGTGGAGGAGGTCTACCTGGAGGAACGTTCGTCGGGACGGCTTCCCGACCGTATGGTTGCCGCGATCCAGCGGGCCCTGCGCGAGACGGAGGGGGACCTCCTGGCGTTCCTCCCCGGCAGCGGCGAGATTCGCACCTGCGCCTCCCTGCTGGCGGGATGCGGCTTGGGGGAGAAGGGGGTCTCGGTTCACCAGCTTTACGGCGATCTCCCCTTCGACGAGCAGCAGCGGGCCATCCAGCCCGGCAGGCAGCGCAGGGTGGTGCTGGCCACCAGCATCGCCGAAACCAGCCTCACCATCGAGGGGGTGCGGACGGTGATCGACAGCGGCCTGTCGCGGCGGCTGCGCTTCGACCCGGCCAGCGGCATGAACCGGCTGGTCACGGTGCGCGAATCCGCCTCTTCCGCCGAGCAGCGCAAGGGGAGGGCAGGCCGGCTCGGGCCGGGGACCTGTTACCGTCTGTTCAGCCGCCACACCCTGAGCGCCATGACGCCCCACACCCCGCCGGAGATCCTGGACACCGACCTGTCGCCCCTGGTGTTGGAACTGGCCGCCTGGGGCGTTGCGGACCCGCAGGGCCTGGCCTGGCTCGACCCGCCTCCCGCGGCGGCCCTGGCCGTGGGGCGGCGCTTGCTGGCCGATGTGGGAGCATTGGACGCCCAGGGGCGCATCACCGCCCCGGGGCGGTCCATGATGCGGCTGCCGCTCCATCCGCGCCTGAGCCGGCTGCTGCTGCGGGCCCAGGAACTGGGCTGTTCCCGGCTCGGTTGCGACCTGGCGGCGCTGGTCTCCGAACGGGACATCTTCCGTGCGGCCGGGGTGGGACGCGCACCCCGTGTGGGGCTGTCGGACATCGGCGAGCGCCTGGAATGCCTGCACGCCTGGCGCAATGGCGGTTCCGGCGGGCAATGGGCGGATACGGCGGCCCTGAAAGCGGTGGAGCGGGTGAGCCGCCAACTGGCGCATCTGCTGCCGCCCGCCGCCAAAGACAGGCCGGTCGATACGGATGAGGCGACGGCCAGGCTGCTCTTGGCCGCCTATCCCGACCGGGTGGCCCGGAGCCGCGGGGACGGAGAGGGGCGCTATCTGCTGGCGAGCGGCCGGGGTGCCCGGCTCTCGCCCCGCAGCGTGACCCGAAAGGCCGACTACATCGTGGCGGTAGATGTGGACGGCGGCGGCCAGGGCGAGGGAACCATCCACCTGGCCTCGGAGGTGGGTGAGGAACTGCTGCACCGGGAGTGCGCCGGTCTGATCGTCCGGCAGAACGCAATAACCTGGAGCGAGCGGGAAAAAAGGATTGTGGCGGCCCGGGAGGAGTGCTTCGGGGCGCTCAGGCTCTCGTCCGCACCCTACACACCCGCCCGTGAGGAGGCATGCCCCGTGATCCTGGAGGCGGTGCGGGCCTCCCACCTGGAGCTGCTGGACATGAACGACGGGGTGCGCCGGATGCAGGGGAGGGTGGCGCTCCTGCGCCGGGCCCTGCCGGAGGATGGCTGGCCGGACCTGTCGGACGAAAACCTGCTGGAAACGCTGGAGGAGTGGCTGGGGCCCCATCTGGCCGGGGTGCGCACCGCTCAACAACTGCGGGCGCTGGACCTTGCCCCGCTGGTGCTCGGGCTGTTGGACTACCGCCGCCAGCGGCTTTTGGATGAATTGGCCCCCACGCATCTGGAGGTACCCAGCGGCTCCCGCATCAGACTCGATTACGGGTCCGGCGAGTGGCCCGTATTGGCGGTGAAGCTGCAGGAATTGTTCGGATTGGCGGATACCCCGGCCATCGCCCGGGGGAGGGTGGGGGTGCTGCTGCACCTCCTGTCACCGGCCGGGAGGCCGATCCAGGTTACGCGGGATCTGAAGGGGTTCTGGAACGGCGCCTACCATGAGGTGAAAAAGGAGTTGAAGGGGCGGTATCCAAAACACCCCTGGCCGGACGACCCCTGGAGCGCCCAGCCGACGCGGCGGGCGAAGCCACGGGGTAGCTAG
- the eno gene encoding phosphopyruvate hydratase, which yields MSEIVDVYAREILDSRGNPTLEVEVFLESGAFGRAAVPSGASTGEREALELRDGDTSRYLGKGVLKAVDNVNNQIADEIIGMESDDQVGIDMKMLELDGTEYKSNLGANAILGVSLAVAKAAAEEAGQPLYKYIGGAGARELPLPMMNIINGGAHADNNVDIQEFMIMPAGAKNFAEALRMGAEVFHALKSVLKGKGYNTAVGDEGGFAPNLKSNEEALEVIMEAIVKAGYKPGEDVLLALDVASSELYRDGKYILENEAQKEKSADDMVNFYENLVNKYPIISIEDGMAENDWDGWKKLTERLGKRIQLVGDDLFVTNPKILKEGIQKGIANSILIKLNQIGTLTETLEAIEMAKRAGYTTVISHRSGETEDTTLADLAVAVNAGQIKTGSLCRTDRVAKYNQLLRIEDELENVALFRGHEVFYNVKK from the coding sequence ATGAGTGAAATCGTAGATGTCTATGCTCGGGAGATTCTGGATTCCCGCGGAAATCCGACACTTGAAGTGGAGGTGTTTCTCGAATCCGGGGCCTTTGGGCGGGCCGCCGTTCCCTCCGGTGCATCCACCGGCGAACGTGAAGCCCTGGAACTGCGCGACGGCGACACGTCCCGGTATCTGGGCAAAGGCGTACTCAAGGCGGTGGACAACGTCAACAACCAGATCGCCGATGAGATCATCGGCATGGAGTCCGACGACCAGGTCGGCATCGACATGAAGATGCTGGAGCTGGACGGCACCGAATACAAAAGCAACCTGGGCGCCAACGCCATCCTGGGCGTATCCCTGGCCGTGGCCAAGGCGGCCGCCGAGGAAGCGGGGCAGCCGCTGTACAAATACATCGGCGGCGCCGGCGCCCGCGAACTGCCGTTGCCGATGATGAACATCATCAACGGCGGCGCCCATGCCGACAACAACGTGGATATCCAGGAATTCATGATCATGCCGGCCGGTGCGAAGAACTTCGCCGAGGCCCTGCGCATGGGGGCCGAGGTCTTTCACGCCCTGAAATCCGTGCTCAAGGGCAAAGGCTACAACACCGCCGTGGGCGACGAGGGCGGTTTCGCCCCCAACCTGAAATCCAACGAAGAGGCCCTGGAAGTGATCATGGAAGCCATCGTCAAGGCCGGCTACAAGCCGGGCGAGGACGTGCTTCTGGCCCTGGACGTGGCCTCGTCCGAGCTGTACCGGGACGGGAAATACATCCTGGAAAACGAGGCGCAGAAGGAGAAGAGCGCCGACGACATGGTGAATTTCTATGAGAACCTGGTCAACAAATACCCGATCATCTCCATCGAGGACGGCATGGCCGAAAACGATTGGGATGGCTGGAAAAAGCTGACCGAGCGCCTGGGCAAGCGCATTCAGCTGGTGGGGGACGACCTGTTCGTCACCAACCCCAAGATCCTCAAGGAAGGCATCCAGAAGGGTATTGCCAACTCGATCCTCATCAAGCTCAACCAGATCGGCACCCTGACCGAGACCCTGGAGGCCATCGAGATGGCCAAACGGGCCGGCTACACCACGGTGATCTCCCACCGTTCGGGCGAAACCGAGGACACCACCCTGGCCGACCTGGCCGTGGCGGTCAATGCCGGCCAGATCAAGACCGGCTCCCTCTGCCGCACCGACCGCGTTGCCAAATACAACCAGTTGCTGCGCATCGAGGACGAACTGGAAAACGTGGCCCTGTTCAGGGGGCACGAGGTCTTCTACAACGTGAAGAAATAG
- a CDS encoding CheR family methyltransferase — MRRKSATDTPHAELPAELDGQLPAILELVQARTGHDFSSYKANTIQRRIERRMAMNNVRGAADYLAFLNGNPREAHDLCREFLIGVTGFFRDPEAFAVLGREVVPRLFAGRTADDPVRIWHPCCSTGEEAYSMAILVREYLESRNRTAEVLIFASDLDEEALAQARAGHYPDAIEATVGAERLAAWFTKTDGGYQVTGQLREMVVFAHHSLIKDPPFSRLDLLVCRNGLIYLTPAMQKRLIPLFHQVLKPDGFLFLGAAESIGQHADLFLPIHKKWKIFRRRESSRSGETVFPFSVSVPKAAGAVRSPRTAEARDDAPAERAEKLLAERYAPPWVLINDKYEVVHVSPRASRFLEVPVGEPSRDILKMAREALRPSLRAAIHTAFGERRQVVFRGVKVGDGEGEATVNVLVEPLATTQLGVIQAMVAFEPVCAPPMAPTAHGAEIAPGDESSKDALIRHLEEQLCVTHEQLQVAVEQLATSSEGFMSSSEELITINEEYQSMNEELQATNEELETSKEELQALNEELLSVNAELQQKVEELNLANSDMENLFASSEIAAIFLDRQLVIKRFSPAMAAIFSLIPADMGRPFQHLAGKLDWSSLSCDAREVLGGHPIAEREVTTLEEGRCYLKRVLPYRSHDGVVSGIVIILVDISAHKKAEEVRARLAAIVESSDNAIISKGLDGRISTWNSGAERLFGYRAEEIIGKPVSLLFPPELPAEDEQILALLKAGERVDHLETVRLARDGRRIDVSLTASPVKDDVGRIIGASQIVRDITERKKVEEHARHLASFPQLDPNPVLEADAAGTIVFANPAAQRFLESVGLTGEDAVRFLPGDVKEILEEWDRTTESTLYREIVIRDRVFGETIQLLPRFNLVRMYAHEITKRKRAEEELLRAHDELEHRVAERTEELAAALTSLRKETSERLHALEALRKKEQMLLQQSRLAAMGEMINNIAHQWRQPLNVLGLLVQQIRLFYGMEQFSQEFLDETVGKAMGLVNHMSQTIDDFRNFFKPDKEKVEFAIRDVVVKTLALVEESFKNQQIAVEIQTNANPRVTGYPNEYSQALLNILLNARDALLDKRPDGAKVMVAIDREDGRSIVTITDNAGGIAGDTMGKIFEPYFTTKGPDKGTGVGLFMSKAIIEKNMNGRLTARNIADGAEFRIEV; from the coding sequence ATGAGAAGAAAGTCAGCGACCGACACACCCCACGCGGAGCTCCCTGCCGAACTTGACGGGCAATTGCCCGCAATTCTGGAGCTGGTACAGGCCAGGACCGGCCACGATTTCAGCTCCTACAAGGCCAATACCATCCAACGGCGCATCGAGCGGCGCATGGCGATGAACAATGTGCGCGGGGCTGCCGACTACCTTGCCTTCCTGAACGGAAACCCCCGGGAAGCCCATGATCTCTGCCGGGAGTTCCTCATCGGGGTCACCGGATTTTTCCGCGACCCGGAAGCGTTTGCCGTCCTCGGCCGCGAGGTCGTGCCGCGTCTCTTCGCGGGGCGCACTGCCGACGACCCGGTACGCATCTGGCACCCCTGCTGCTCCACGGGCGAAGAGGCCTACTCCATGGCCATCCTGGTCAGGGAGTATCTGGAGAGCCGGAACCGTACCGCCGAGGTGCTGATCTTTGCCAGCGACCTGGACGAAGAGGCGCTCGCCCAGGCCCGGGCCGGGCACTATCCCGACGCCATCGAGGCGACCGTGGGGGCGGAGCGGCTCGCTGCCTGGTTCACCAAAACGGACGGCGGCTACCAGGTGACCGGGCAACTGCGGGAGATGGTCGTCTTCGCCCATCACAGCCTGATCAAGGACCCCCCTTTTTCCCGCCTCGACCTGCTCGTCTGCCGCAACGGCCTGATCTACCTCACCCCTGCCATGCAGAAACGGCTCATCCCCCTCTTTCACCAGGTGCTGAAACCGGATGGTTTCCTGTTCCTCGGGGCCGCGGAATCGATAGGCCAGCATGCCGATTTGTTCCTCCCGATCCATAAGAAGTGGAAGATCTTCCGGCGCCGGGAGAGCAGCCGGTCCGGCGAAACGGTCTTCCCCTTTTCCGTTTCCGTCCCCAAGGCCGCCGGGGCGGTCCGGTCTCCACGGACTGCCGAGGCACGGGATGACGCCCCCGCGGAGCGTGCCGAGAAGCTCCTCGCGGAGCGGTACGCCCCTCCCTGGGTGTTGATCAACGACAAGTACGAGGTGGTCCATGTCTCCCCCCGCGCCAGCCGTTTTCTCGAAGTGCCGGTGGGCGAACCGTCCCGCGACATCCTGAAAATGGCGCGGGAGGCCCTGCGGCCGTCGCTGCGGGCGGCGATCCACACGGCATTCGGCGAACGGAGGCAGGTTGTTTTCCGGGGGGTGAAGGTCGGTGACGGCGAGGGGGAAGCAACGGTCAACGTGCTGGTGGAACCGCTCGCCACGACGCAGCTTGGCGTAATCCAGGCCATGGTGGCCTTCGAGCCGGTATGCGCCCCCCCGATGGCCCCAACGGCCCACGGCGCCGAAATCGCCCCGGGCGACGAATCCTCCAAGGATGCCTTGATACGCCACCTGGAGGAGCAATTGTGCGTCACCCACGAACAGCTACAGGTCGCCGTCGAACAGCTCGCCACCTCAAGCGAGGGGTTCATGTCCTCCAGCGAAGAGCTCATCACCATCAACGAAGAATACCAGTCCATGAACGAAGAGCTGCAGGCGACCAACGAGGAGTTGGAAACCTCGAAAGAGGAATTGCAGGCGCTCAACGAGGAACTGCTCTCCGTCAACGCCGAACTGCAGCAGAAGGTGGAAGAGCTCAATCTGGCCAATAGCGACATGGAAAACCTCTTCGCCAGCTCGGAGATCGCCGCCATCTTTCTTGACCGGCAACTGGTCATCAAGCGTTTTTCTCCCGCCATGGCCGCCATCTTCAGCCTGATTCCGGCCGATATGGGCCGCCCCTTCCAGCACCTGGCGGGAAAGCTCGACTGGTCGTCCCTTTCCTGCGATGCCCGGGAGGTGCTGGGGGGACACCCCATTGCCGAGCGCGAGGTTACGACCCTGGAAGAAGGGCGCTGCTACCTCAAGCGGGTGCTCCCCTATCGCAGCCACGATGGGGTCGTGAGCGGTATCGTCATCATCCTGGTGGACATCAGCGCGCACAAAAAGGCCGAAGAGGTGAGGGCCCGTCTGGCGGCCATTGTGGAATCGTCGGATAACGCCATTATCTCCAAGGGGCTGGACGGCCGTATCAGCACCTGGAACAGCGGCGCCGAACGGCTGTTCGGCTATCGGGCCGAAGAGATCATCGGGAAGCCGGTCTCCCTCCTCTTTCCCCCCGAACTGCCGGCCGAAGATGAGCAGATACTGGCTCTGCTGAAGGCCGGCGAGCGGGTCGATCACCTGGAAACCGTACGCTTGGCCAGGGACGGCCGGAGAATCGACGTATCCCTGACCGCCTCGCCCGTTAAAGATGATGTGGGCCGCATCATCGGGGCATCACAGATCGTCCGGGATATCACCGAGAGGAAAAAGGTGGAGGAGCACGCCCGGCATCTCGCCTCGTTTCCGCAATTGGACCCCAATCCGGTCCTGGAGGCGGATGCAGCGGGCACCATTGTCTTTGCCAATCCTGCCGCACAGCGTTTCCTGGAGTCCGTCGGGCTGACCGGGGAAGACGCCGTGCGCTTTCTTCCGGGGGATGTGAAGGAGATCCTGGAGGAGTGGGACAGGACGACCGAATCGACCCTGTACCGGGAAATCGTCATCAGGGACAGGGTCTTCGGGGAGACGATCCAGTTGCTCCCCCGTTTCAACCTGGTGCGCATGTATGCCCATGAAATAACCAAGCGCAAGCGGGCGGAGGAGGAACTGCTCCGTGCCCACGACGAGTTGGAGCATCGGGTTGCGGAACGCACCGAGGAGCTGGCGGCGGCGCTTACGTCCCTGCGGAAGGAAACCAGCGAACGGCTGCACGCCCTGGAGGCCCTGCGCAAAAAGGAACAGATGCTCCTGCAGCAGAGCCGCCTGGCGGCCATGGGAGAGATGATCAACAATATCGCCCACCAGTGGCGTCAGCCGCTGAACGTGCTGGGGCTTTTGGTTCAGCAGATACGGCTGTTTTACGGTATGGAGCAGTTCAGTCAGGAGTTTCTGGACGAAACCGTCGGCAAGGCGATGGGGTTGGTCAATCACATGTCCCAGACCATCGACGACTTCAGGAATTTTTTCAAGCCGGACAAGGAGAAGGTCGAGTTTGCGATCCGGGATGTGGTGGTAAAAACCCTGGCGCTGGTGGAGGAAAGTTTCAAGAACCAGCAGATTGCGGTTGAGATCCAGACAAACGCCAACCCCCGGGTTACCGGCTATCCGAACGAGTACTCCCAGGCCCTGCTGAATATCCTGCTGAATGCCCGGGATGCGCTGCTGGACAAGCGCCCCGACGGGGCCAAGGTCATGGTGGCCATAGACAGGGAGGACGGACGCTCCATTGTGACCATAACCGACAACGCCGGCGGCATCGCCGGGGATACCATGGGCAAGATCTTCGAGCCGTATTTTACCACCAAAGGACCGGACAAGGGGACGGGGGTGGGGCTGTTCATGTCGAAAGCCATCATTGAAAAGAATATGAACGGCAGGCTGACGGCACGCAACATCGCCGATGGCGCGGAATTCAGGATAGAGGTCTGA
- a CDS encoding glucose-6-phosphate isomerase, with translation MDEPALWKRYATHLCLCPKLGLSLDISRMGFPDTFLKHMEPPMQRAFAAMNAVEAGALANPDEQRMVGHYWLRNAPLAPTEAIRDQIAAALGLVKTFSQQIHSGGITSQNNGQFTRLLIIGIGGSALGPQFVADALGTPKDRMKPTFLDNTDPDGMDRVFAELGDDLGRTLTVVISKSGSTKETRNGMLEAQSAYRRAGLEFARHAVAVTGAGSELDRLAAAEGWLARFPMWDWVGGRTSVTSAVGLLPAALQGLDITALLAGAAACDTVTRQPETRQNPAALMALMWHHATGGRGEKDMVMLPYKDRLLLFSRYLQQLIMESIGKEKDLEGSIVNQGLTVYGNKGSTDQHAYVQQLREGVNNFFVTFVEVLRDREETSMPVEEGITSGDFLFGFFQGTRQALYEKGRESMTITVERLDAFTLGVLIALFERAVGLYASLVNINAYHQPGVEAGKKAAGAVLALQKEIMALLGRGQSAMTAGEVAANLGKPEAVEQVFAILRHLAANPGRGVAAVCEGDVGEWRFQARQ, from the coding sequence ATGGACGAGCCCGCACTCTGGAAGCGCTATGCCACCCATCTCTGCCTGTGTCCGAAGCTGGGGCTGTCGCTTGACATCAGCCGCATGGGATTCCCCGACACGTTCCTTAAGCACATGGAGCCGCCCATGCAACGGGCCTTTGCCGCCATGAACGCCGTGGAGGCCGGCGCACTGGCCAATCCCGACGAACAGCGCATGGTGGGGCACTACTGGCTGCGAAACGCCCCCCTCGCCCCGACCGAGGCGATCCGCGACCAGATTGCGGCGGCCCTCGGCCTGGTCAAAACCTTCAGCCAACAGATTCACTCAGGCGGCATAACATCCCAAAACAATGGACAATTCACGCGCCTGCTCATCATCGGCATCGGCGGTTCGGCCCTGGGGCCGCAGTTCGTGGCCGACGCCCTCGGTACGCCCAAAGACCGGATGAAGCCTACGTTCCTCGACAACACCGATCCCGACGGCATGGATCGGGTGTTCGCCGAACTGGGGGACGACCTGGGGCGCACCCTGACCGTCGTCATCTCCAAGAGCGGTTCCACGAAGGAGACCCGCAACGGCATGCTGGAGGCCCAGTCCGCCTACCGGCGCGCAGGGCTGGAATTCGCCCGCCATGCCGTGGCCGTGACCGGCGCCGGAAGCGAACTGGACCGGCTCGCCGCCGCGGAAGGCTGGCTCGCCCGCTTCCCCATGTGGGACTGGGTCGGCGGCCGCACCTCCGTGACCTCGGCGGTCGGCCTGCTCCCGGCAGCCTTGCAGGGACTCGACATCACGGCCTTGCTGGCCGGCGCCGCGGCCTGCGACACCGTCACCCGCCAGCCGGAGACCCGGCAAAATCCCGCCGCGCTCATGGCCCTGATGTGGCACCACGCCACGGGCGGCCGCGGGGAAAAGGACATGGTCATGCTCCCCTACAAGGACCGGCTCTTGCTCTTTTCCCGCTACCTGCAGCAGTTGATCATGGAGTCCATCGGCAAGGAGAAGGACCTGGAAGGCAGCATCGTCAACCAGGGACTGACGGTGTACGGCAACAAGGGGTCCACCGACCAGCACGCCTATGTGCAGCAATTGCGCGAAGGGGTGAACAACTTCTTCGTGACCTTCGTGGAGGTGCTGCGCGATCGGGAAGAGACCTCCATGCCGGTGGAGGAGGGGATTACCAGCGGTGATTTCCTCTTCGGCTTCTTCCAGGGGACCCGCCAGGCACTGTACGAGAAGGGGCGCGAATCCATGACCATTACCGTGGAACGGCTCGACGCATTTACGCTGGGCGTCCTGATCGCCCTGTTCGAACGCGCCGTCGGCCTGTACGCCAGCCTGGTCAACATCAACGCCTACCACCAGCCGGGGGTCGAAGCGGGGAAAAAGGCGGCCGGTGCGGTCCTGGCCCTGCAGAAGGAGATCATGGCGCTGCTGGGGAGGGGCCAAAGCGCCATGACCGCCGGAGAGGTCGCCGCGAACCTCGGCAAACCGGAGGCGGTGGAGCAGGTCTTCGCCATCCTGCGGCATCTGGCGGCCAATCCCGGCCGGGGTGTTGCGGCGGTGTGCGAGGGTGATGTCGGTGAGTGGCGATTTCAGGCACGGCAATAA